Proteins encoded in a region of the Phalacrocorax carbo chromosome 17, bPhaCar2.1, whole genome shotgun sequence genome:
- the RAP1GAP2 gene encoding rap1 GTPase-activating protein 2 isoform X7, giving the protein MLASLKIKKQELLNSTDVTVPERPLSPPLTAPPTMKSAEFFEMLEKMQAPKLEEQRAGSQKHKEDYIPYPSIDEILEKGSPYPLIILPQFGGYWIEDPENLGTPTSSDSSICEEEEENLSPSTYGYKLECKGEARAYRKHFLGKDHLNFYCTASSLGNLILSIKCEEADGTEYLRIILRSKVKTLHERIPLAGFSKLPSIPQIAKAFCDDASGLKFNPVLYPKASQMIVSYDEHEVNNTFKFGVIYQKFRQTQEEELFGNNEESTAFKNFLSFLGDTITLQDFKGFRGGLDVSHGQTGAESVYTVFRDREIMFHVSTKLPFTEGDTQQLQRKRHIGNDIVAIIFQEENTPFVPDMIASNFLHAYIVVQVENPEADNAVYKVSVTAREDVPSFGPPLPSPPVFQKSPEFREFLLTKLINAENACCKSDKFAKLEDRTRAALLDNLHDELHGHTQTMLGLGPEEDKLENGGHGGFLESFKRAIRVRSHSMETMVGSQKKHHGGGIPGSLSGGIAHNSGEVTKTTFSPPVPAAAAKNQSRSPIKRRSGLFPRLHTGSESQAESRSRCDSVSGAQKTPDLGHSSQEMKSETSSNPSSPEICPNKDRPFIKLKENGRSNISRSSSSTSSFSSTAGESETLEEYDSVGSQPSTASPFKQDVFVYSALPGSESPSVGAAATPVIMSRSPTADIKNRNSPRSSLKFRFDKLSHGSSSTSH; this is encoded by the exons GAAACAGGAGCTGCTGAACAGCACGGATGTGACCGTCCCGGAGCGGCCGCTATCTCCCCCCCTCACCGCCCCGCCGACCATGAAG tctgcaGAATTCTTCgaaatgctggaaaaaatgcAG GCACCAAAACTTGAAGAACAGAGGGCTGGAAGCCAAAAACATAAG GAAGACTACATCCCGTACCCCAGCATTGATGAG ATCCTAGAGAAGGGCAGCCCGTACCCACTGATCATCCTGCCCCAGTTTGGGGGATACTGGATCGAAGACCCGGAAAACCTCGGTACACCCACCTCGTCCGACAGCAGCATctgcgaggaggaggaggagaacctCAGCCCCAGCACCTATGGCTACAAGCTGGAGTGCAAAGGAGAGGCCAGAGCCTACAGGAAACATTTCCTGGGGAAG gatcatttaaatttttattgtaCAGCCAGCAGTCTTGGAAATCTGATCCTTTCTATTAAGTGTGAAGAGGCAGATGGCACGGAATATTTAAGGATTATACTCAg GTCCAAAGTGAAGACGTTGCATGAAAGGATCCCCCTGGCAGGATTTAGCAAGCTCCCTAGTATCCCCCAGATTGCAAAG GCCTTCTGCGATGATGCCTCTGGGCTGAAGTTTAACCCGGTTCTGTACCCCAAG GCATCCCAGATGATAGTGTCTTATGATGAACATGAGGTCAACAACACATTCAAGTTCGGTGTGATCTATCAGAAGTTCAGGCAG ACCCAAGAGGAGGAGTTGTTTGGCAATAATGAAGAGAGCACTGCCTTCAAGAACTTCTTAAGTTTTCTAGGGGACACCATAACACTCCAGGACTTCAAAGG TTTTCGAGGAGGTCTGGATGTCAGCCACGGGCAGACGGGAGCAGAGTCTGTGTACACGGTGTTCAGGGACAGGGAGATAATGTTTCACGTCTCTACGAAGCTGCCTTTTACCGAAGGAGATACACAGCAA CTCCAGAGGAAGAGGCACATTGGCAATGACATTGTGGCAATTATCTTCCAAGAAGAGAACACGCCGTTTGTCCCAGACATGATCGCCTCCAACTTCTTGCACGCCTACATTGTCGTGCAGGTGGAAAACCCCGAGGCAGATAACGCGGTGTACAAG GTGTCCGTCACAGCCCGGGAAGATGTCCCCTCCTTTGGCCCACCCCTGCCGAGCCCGCcagtatttcagaaa AGCCCTGAGTTCCGGGAGTTCCTGCTGACCAAGCTCATCAACGCCGAGAACGCCTGCTGCAAGTCGGACAAGTTTGCAAAGCTGGAG GACCGGACGCGGGCAGCCTTGTTGGACAACCTTCATGACGAGCTCCACGGGCACACGCAGAccatgctggggctggggcctgAGGAGGACAAGCTGGAGAATGGGGGTCACGGAGGCTTTCTGGAGTCTTTCAAG AGAGCCATCCGGGTGCGCAGCCACTCCATGGAGACGATGGTGGGCAGCCAGAAGAAGCACCACGGCGGCGGCATCCCGGGCAGCCTCAGTGGGGGCATCGCCCACAACAGCGGCGAGGTGACCAAGACCACCTTCTCA CCTCCTGTACCAGCAGCTGCCGCCAAGAACCAGTCCAGGAGCCCCATCAAGCGCCGTTCGGGGCTGTTCCCTCGCCTGCACACGGGGTCTGAGAGCCAGGCGGAGAGCAGGTCAAGGTG TGACAGTGTTTCTGGAGCCCAGAAGACACCAGATTTGGGACATTCTTCTCAAGAGATGAAATCTGAAACCTCGTCCAACCCCAGCTCCCCTGAAATATGCCCCAACAAAGACAG GCCGTTTATTAAGCTGAAAGAGAATGGGAGGTCAAACATCTCCCGTTCTTCCTCAAGCAccagcagcttcagcagcacGGCAGGGGAGAGCGAGACCCTGGAGGAGTACGACAGCGTG GGAAGCCAGCCGTCTACAGCATCGCCATTCAAGCAGGATGTGTTTGTGTACAGCGCCTTGCCTGGCAGCGAGAGCCCAAGCGTGGGGGCAGCGGCCACCCCCGTGATCATGAGCAGGAGCCCCACAG CAGATATAAAGAACAGAAACTCTCCAAGGTCGAGCCTGAAGTTTCGCTTTGACAAGCTCAGCCACGGCAGCTCCAGCACG aGCCACTAG
- the RAP1GAP2 gene encoding rap1 GTPase-activating protein 2 isoform X5: MSRPTGRMHSRRAGIRAAVVLIGLLHRSRRQSKEKRKQELLNSTDVTVPERPLSPPLTAPPTMKSAEFFEMLEKMQAPKLEEQRAGSQKHKEDYIPYPSIDEILEKGSPYPLIILPQFGGYWIEDPENLGTPTSSDSSICEEEEENLSPSTYGYKLECKGEARAYRKHFLGKDHLNFYCTASSLGNLILSIKCEEADGTEYLRIILRSKVKTLHERIPLAGFSKLPSIPQIAKAFCDDASGLKFNPVLYPKASQMIVSYDEHEVNNTFKFGVIYQKFRQTQEEELFGNNEESTAFKNFLSFLGDTITLQDFKGFRGGLDVSHGQTGAESVYTVFRDREIMFHVSTKLPFTEGDTQQLQRKRHIGNDIVAIIFQEENTPFVPDMIASNFLHAYIVVQVENPEADNAVYKVSVTAREDVPSFGPPLPSPPVFQKSPEFREFLLTKLINAENACCKSDKFAKLEDRTRAALLDNLHDELHGHTQTMLGLGPEEDKLENGGHGGFLESFKRAIRVRSHSMETMVGSQKKHHGGGIPGSLSGGIAHNSGEVTKTTFSPPVPAAAAKNQSRSPIKRRSGLFPRLHTGSESQAESRSRCDSVSGAQKTPDLGHSSQEMKSETSSNPSSPEICPNKDRPFIKLKENGRSNISRSSSSTSSFSSTAGESETLEEYDSVGSQPSTASPFKQDVFVYSALPGSESPSVGAAATPVIMSRSPTDIKNRNSPRSSLKFRFDKLSHGSSSTSH; this comes from the exons GAAACAGGAGCTGCTGAACAGCACGGATGTGACCGTCCCGGAGCGGCCGCTATCTCCCCCCCTCACCGCCCCGCCGACCATGAAG tctgcaGAATTCTTCgaaatgctggaaaaaatgcAG GCACCAAAACTTGAAGAACAGAGGGCTGGAAGCCAAAAACATAAG GAAGACTACATCCCGTACCCCAGCATTGATGAG ATCCTAGAGAAGGGCAGCCCGTACCCACTGATCATCCTGCCCCAGTTTGGGGGATACTGGATCGAAGACCCGGAAAACCTCGGTACACCCACCTCGTCCGACAGCAGCATctgcgaggaggaggaggagaacctCAGCCCCAGCACCTATGGCTACAAGCTGGAGTGCAAAGGAGAGGCCAGAGCCTACAGGAAACATTTCCTGGGGAAG gatcatttaaatttttattgtaCAGCCAGCAGTCTTGGAAATCTGATCCTTTCTATTAAGTGTGAAGAGGCAGATGGCACGGAATATTTAAGGATTATACTCAg GTCCAAAGTGAAGACGTTGCATGAAAGGATCCCCCTGGCAGGATTTAGCAAGCTCCCTAGTATCCCCCAGATTGCAAAG GCCTTCTGCGATGATGCCTCTGGGCTGAAGTTTAACCCGGTTCTGTACCCCAAG GCATCCCAGATGATAGTGTCTTATGATGAACATGAGGTCAACAACACATTCAAGTTCGGTGTGATCTATCAGAAGTTCAGGCAG ACCCAAGAGGAGGAGTTGTTTGGCAATAATGAAGAGAGCACTGCCTTCAAGAACTTCTTAAGTTTTCTAGGGGACACCATAACACTCCAGGACTTCAAAGG TTTTCGAGGAGGTCTGGATGTCAGCCACGGGCAGACGGGAGCAGAGTCTGTGTACACGGTGTTCAGGGACAGGGAGATAATGTTTCACGTCTCTACGAAGCTGCCTTTTACCGAAGGAGATACACAGCAA CTCCAGAGGAAGAGGCACATTGGCAATGACATTGTGGCAATTATCTTCCAAGAAGAGAACACGCCGTTTGTCCCAGACATGATCGCCTCCAACTTCTTGCACGCCTACATTGTCGTGCAGGTGGAAAACCCCGAGGCAGATAACGCGGTGTACAAG GTGTCCGTCACAGCCCGGGAAGATGTCCCCTCCTTTGGCCCACCCCTGCCGAGCCCGCcagtatttcagaaa AGCCCTGAGTTCCGGGAGTTCCTGCTGACCAAGCTCATCAACGCCGAGAACGCCTGCTGCAAGTCGGACAAGTTTGCAAAGCTGGAG GACCGGACGCGGGCAGCCTTGTTGGACAACCTTCATGACGAGCTCCACGGGCACACGCAGAccatgctggggctggggcctgAGGAGGACAAGCTGGAGAATGGGGGTCACGGAGGCTTTCTGGAGTCTTTCAAG AGAGCCATCCGGGTGCGCAGCCACTCCATGGAGACGATGGTGGGCAGCCAGAAGAAGCACCACGGCGGCGGCATCCCGGGCAGCCTCAGTGGGGGCATCGCCCACAACAGCGGCGAGGTGACCAAGACCACCTTCTCA CCTCCTGTACCAGCAGCTGCCGCCAAGAACCAGTCCAGGAGCCCCATCAAGCGCCGTTCGGGGCTGTTCCCTCGCCTGCACACGGGGTCTGAGAGCCAGGCGGAGAGCAGGTCAAGGTG TGACAGTGTTTCTGGAGCCCAGAAGACACCAGATTTGGGACATTCTTCTCAAGAGATGAAATCTGAAACCTCGTCCAACCCCAGCTCCCCTGAAATATGCCCCAACAAAGACAG GCCGTTTATTAAGCTGAAAGAGAATGGGAGGTCAAACATCTCCCGTTCTTCCTCAAGCAccagcagcttcagcagcacGGCAGGGGAGAGCGAGACCCTGGAGGAGTACGACAGCGTG GGAAGCCAGCCGTCTACAGCATCGCCATTCAAGCAGGATGTGTTTGTGTACAGCGCCTTGCCTGGCAGCGAGAGCCCAAGCGTGGGGGCAGCGGCCACCCCCGTGATCATGAGCAGGAGCCCCACAG ATATAAAGAACAGAAACTCTCCAAGGTCGAGCCTGAAGTTTCGCTTTGACAAGCTCAGCCACGGCAGCTCCAGCACG aGCCACTAG
- the RAP1GAP2 gene encoding rap1 GTPase-activating protein 2 isoform X6 has product MGATVWGKFLGRSSHGLGVLIDKTMLASLKIKKQELLNSTDVTVPERPLSPPLTAPPTMKSAEFFEMLEKMQAPKLEEQRAGSQKHKEDYIPYPSIDEILEKGSPYPLIILPQFGGYWIEDPENLGTPTSSDSSICEEEEENLSPSTYGYKLECKGEARAYRKHFLGKDHLNFYCTASSLGNLILSIKCEEADGTEYLRIILRSKVKTLHERIPLAGFSKLPSIPQIAKAFCDDASGLKFNPVLYPKASQMIVSYDEHEVNNTFKFGVIYQKFRQTQEEELFGNNEESTAFKNFLSFLGDTITLQDFKGFRGGLDVSHGQTGAESVYTVFRDREIMFHVSTKLPFTEGDTQQLQRKRHIGNDIVAIIFQEENTPFVPDMIASNFLHAYIVVQVENPEADNAVYKVSVTAREDVPSFGPPLPSPPVFQKSPEFREFLLTKLINAENACCKSDKFAKLEDRTRAALLDNLHDELHGHTQTMLGLGPEEDKLENGGHGGFLESFKRAIRVRSHSMETMVGSQKKHHGGGIPGSLSGGIAHNSGEVTKTTFSPPVPAAAAKNQSRSPIKRRSGLFPRLHTGSESQAESRSRCDSVSGAQKTPDLGHSSQEMKSETSSNPSSPEICPNKDRPFIKLKENGRSNISRSSSSTSSFSSTAGESETLEEYDSVGSQPSTASPFKQDVFVYSALPGSESPSVGAAATPVIMSRSPTADIKNRNSPRSSLKFRFDKLSHGSSSTSH; this is encoded by the exons GAAACAGGAGCTGCTGAACAGCACGGATGTGACCGTCCCGGAGCGGCCGCTATCTCCCCCCCTCACCGCCCCGCCGACCATGAAG tctgcaGAATTCTTCgaaatgctggaaaaaatgcAG GCACCAAAACTTGAAGAACAGAGGGCTGGAAGCCAAAAACATAAG GAAGACTACATCCCGTACCCCAGCATTGATGAG ATCCTAGAGAAGGGCAGCCCGTACCCACTGATCATCCTGCCCCAGTTTGGGGGATACTGGATCGAAGACCCGGAAAACCTCGGTACACCCACCTCGTCCGACAGCAGCATctgcgaggaggaggaggagaacctCAGCCCCAGCACCTATGGCTACAAGCTGGAGTGCAAAGGAGAGGCCAGAGCCTACAGGAAACATTTCCTGGGGAAG gatcatttaaatttttattgtaCAGCCAGCAGTCTTGGAAATCTGATCCTTTCTATTAAGTGTGAAGAGGCAGATGGCACGGAATATTTAAGGATTATACTCAg GTCCAAAGTGAAGACGTTGCATGAAAGGATCCCCCTGGCAGGATTTAGCAAGCTCCCTAGTATCCCCCAGATTGCAAAG GCCTTCTGCGATGATGCCTCTGGGCTGAAGTTTAACCCGGTTCTGTACCCCAAG GCATCCCAGATGATAGTGTCTTATGATGAACATGAGGTCAACAACACATTCAAGTTCGGTGTGATCTATCAGAAGTTCAGGCAG ACCCAAGAGGAGGAGTTGTTTGGCAATAATGAAGAGAGCACTGCCTTCAAGAACTTCTTAAGTTTTCTAGGGGACACCATAACACTCCAGGACTTCAAAGG TTTTCGAGGAGGTCTGGATGTCAGCCACGGGCAGACGGGAGCAGAGTCTGTGTACACGGTGTTCAGGGACAGGGAGATAATGTTTCACGTCTCTACGAAGCTGCCTTTTACCGAAGGAGATACACAGCAA CTCCAGAGGAAGAGGCACATTGGCAATGACATTGTGGCAATTATCTTCCAAGAAGAGAACACGCCGTTTGTCCCAGACATGATCGCCTCCAACTTCTTGCACGCCTACATTGTCGTGCAGGTGGAAAACCCCGAGGCAGATAACGCGGTGTACAAG GTGTCCGTCACAGCCCGGGAAGATGTCCCCTCCTTTGGCCCACCCCTGCCGAGCCCGCcagtatttcagaaa AGCCCTGAGTTCCGGGAGTTCCTGCTGACCAAGCTCATCAACGCCGAGAACGCCTGCTGCAAGTCGGACAAGTTTGCAAAGCTGGAG GACCGGACGCGGGCAGCCTTGTTGGACAACCTTCATGACGAGCTCCACGGGCACACGCAGAccatgctggggctggggcctgAGGAGGACAAGCTGGAGAATGGGGGTCACGGAGGCTTTCTGGAGTCTTTCAAG AGAGCCATCCGGGTGCGCAGCCACTCCATGGAGACGATGGTGGGCAGCCAGAAGAAGCACCACGGCGGCGGCATCCCGGGCAGCCTCAGTGGGGGCATCGCCCACAACAGCGGCGAGGTGACCAAGACCACCTTCTCA CCTCCTGTACCAGCAGCTGCCGCCAAGAACCAGTCCAGGAGCCCCATCAAGCGCCGTTCGGGGCTGTTCCCTCGCCTGCACACGGGGTCTGAGAGCCAGGCGGAGAGCAGGTCAAGGTG TGACAGTGTTTCTGGAGCCCAGAAGACACCAGATTTGGGACATTCTTCTCAAGAGATGAAATCTGAAACCTCGTCCAACCCCAGCTCCCCTGAAATATGCCCCAACAAAGACAG GCCGTTTATTAAGCTGAAAGAGAATGGGAGGTCAAACATCTCCCGTTCTTCCTCAAGCAccagcagcttcagcagcacGGCAGGGGAGAGCGAGACCCTGGAGGAGTACGACAGCGTG GGAAGCCAGCCGTCTACAGCATCGCCATTCAAGCAGGATGTGTTTGTGTACAGCGCCTTGCCTGGCAGCGAGAGCCCAAGCGTGGGGGCAGCGGCCACCCCCGTGATCATGAGCAGGAGCCCCACAG CAGATATAAAGAACAGAAACTCTCCAAGGTCGAGCCTGAAGTTTCGCTTTGACAAGCTCAGCCACGGCAGCTCCAGCACG aGCCACTAG
- the RAP1GAP2 gene encoding rap1 GTPase-activating protein 2 isoform X4 yields MSRPTGRMHSRRAGIRAAVVLIGLLHRSRRQSKEKRKQELLNSTDVTVPERPLSPPLTAPPTMKSAEFFEMLEKMQAPKLEEQRAGSQKHKEDYIPYPSIDEILEKGSPYPLIILPQFGGYWIEDPENLGTPTSSDSSICEEEEENLSPSTYGYKLECKGEARAYRKHFLGKDHLNFYCTASSLGNLILSIKCEEADGTEYLRIILRSKVKTLHERIPLAGFSKLPSIPQIAKAFCDDASGLKFNPVLYPKASQMIVSYDEHEVNNTFKFGVIYQKFRQTQEEELFGNNEESTAFKNFLSFLGDTITLQDFKGFRGGLDVSHGQTGAESVYTVFRDREIMFHVSTKLPFTEGDTQQLQRKRHIGNDIVAIIFQEENTPFVPDMIASNFLHAYIVVQVENPEADNAVYKVSVTAREDVPSFGPPLPSPPVFQKSPEFREFLLTKLINAENACCKSDKFAKLEDRTRAALLDNLHDELHGHTQTMLGLGPEEDKLENGGHGGFLESFKRAIRVRSHSMETMVGSQKKHHGGGIPGSLSGGIAHNSGEVTKTTFSPPVPAAAAKNQSRSPIKRRSGLFPRLHTGSESQAESRSRCDSVSGAQKTPDLGHSSQEMKSETSSNPSSPEICPNKDRPFIKLKENGRSNISRSSSSTSSFSSTAGESETLEEYDSVGSQPSTASPFKQDVFVYSALPGSESPSVGAAATPVIMSRSPTADIKNRNSPRSSLKFRFDKLSHGSSSTSH; encoded by the exons GAAACAGGAGCTGCTGAACAGCACGGATGTGACCGTCCCGGAGCGGCCGCTATCTCCCCCCCTCACCGCCCCGCCGACCATGAAG tctgcaGAATTCTTCgaaatgctggaaaaaatgcAG GCACCAAAACTTGAAGAACAGAGGGCTGGAAGCCAAAAACATAAG GAAGACTACATCCCGTACCCCAGCATTGATGAG ATCCTAGAGAAGGGCAGCCCGTACCCACTGATCATCCTGCCCCAGTTTGGGGGATACTGGATCGAAGACCCGGAAAACCTCGGTACACCCACCTCGTCCGACAGCAGCATctgcgaggaggaggaggagaacctCAGCCCCAGCACCTATGGCTACAAGCTGGAGTGCAAAGGAGAGGCCAGAGCCTACAGGAAACATTTCCTGGGGAAG gatcatttaaatttttattgtaCAGCCAGCAGTCTTGGAAATCTGATCCTTTCTATTAAGTGTGAAGAGGCAGATGGCACGGAATATTTAAGGATTATACTCAg GTCCAAAGTGAAGACGTTGCATGAAAGGATCCCCCTGGCAGGATTTAGCAAGCTCCCTAGTATCCCCCAGATTGCAAAG GCCTTCTGCGATGATGCCTCTGGGCTGAAGTTTAACCCGGTTCTGTACCCCAAG GCATCCCAGATGATAGTGTCTTATGATGAACATGAGGTCAACAACACATTCAAGTTCGGTGTGATCTATCAGAAGTTCAGGCAG ACCCAAGAGGAGGAGTTGTTTGGCAATAATGAAGAGAGCACTGCCTTCAAGAACTTCTTAAGTTTTCTAGGGGACACCATAACACTCCAGGACTTCAAAGG TTTTCGAGGAGGTCTGGATGTCAGCCACGGGCAGACGGGAGCAGAGTCTGTGTACACGGTGTTCAGGGACAGGGAGATAATGTTTCACGTCTCTACGAAGCTGCCTTTTACCGAAGGAGATACACAGCAA CTCCAGAGGAAGAGGCACATTGGCAATGACATTGTGGCAATTATCTTCCAAGAAGAGAACACGCCGTTTGTCCCAGACATGATCGCCTCCAACTTCTTGCACGCCTACATTGTCGTGCAGGTGGAAAACCCCGAGGCAGATAACGCGGTGTACAAG GTGTCCGTCACAGCCCGGGAAGATGTCCCCTCCTTTGGCCCACCCCTGCCGAGCCCGCcagtatttcagaaa AGCCCTGAGTTCCGGGAGTTCCTGCTGACCAAGCTCATCAACGCCGAGAACGCCTGCTGCAAGTCGGACAAGTTTGCAAAGCTGGAG GACCGGACGCGGGCAGCCTTGTTGGACAACCTTCATGACGAGCTCCACGGGCACACGCAGAccatgctggggctggggcctgAGGAGGACAAGCTGGAGAATGGGGGTCACGGAGGCTTTCTGGAGTCTTTCAAG AGAGCCATCCGGGTGCGCAGCCACTCCATGGAGACGATGGTGGGCAGCCAGAAGAAGCACCACGGCGGCGGCATCCCGGGCAGCCTCAGTGGGGGCATCGCCCACAACAGCGGCGAGGTGACCAAGACCACCTTCTCA CCTCCTGTACCAGCAGCTGCCGCCAAGAACCAGTCCAGGAGCCCCATCAAGCGCCGTTCGGGGCTGTTCCCTCGCCTGCACACGGGGTCTGAGAGCCAGGCGGAGAGCAGGTCAAGGTG TGACAGTGTTTCTGGAGCCCAGAAGACACCAGATTTGGGACATTCTTCTCAAGAGATGAAATCTGAAACCTCGTCCAACCCCAGCTCCCCTGAAATATGCCCCAACAAAGACAG GCCGTTTATTAAGCTGAAAGAGAATGGGAGGTCAAACATCTCCCGTTCTTCCTCAAGCAccagcagcttcagcagcacGGCAGGGGAGAGCGAGACCCTGGAGGAGTACGACAGCGTG GGAAGCCAGCCGTCTACAGCATCGCCATTCAAGCAGGATGTGTTTGTGTACAGCGCCTTGCCTGGCAGCGAGAGCCCAAGCGTGGGGGCAGCGGCCACCCCCGTGATCATGAGCAGGAGCCCCACAG CAGATATAAAGAACAGAAACTCTCCAAGGTCGAGCCTGAAGTTTCGCTTTGACAAGCTCAGCCACGGCAGCTCCAGCACG aGCCACTAG
- the RAP1GAP2 gene encoding rap1 GTPase-activating protein 2 isoform X3 produces the protein MAFQWLYSPHQHRIVSRADLGSPSRIDKTMLASLKIKKQELLNSTDVTVPERPLSPPLTAPPTMKSAEFFEMLEKMQAPKLEEQRAGSQKHKEDYIPYPSIDEILEKGSPYPLIILPQFGGYWIEDPENLGTPTSSDSSICEEEEENLSPSTYGYKLECKGEARAYRKHFLGKDHLNFYCTASSLGNLILSIKCEEADGTEYLRIILRSKVKTLHERIPLAGFSKLPSIPQIAKAFCDDASGLKFNPVLYPKASQMIVSYDEHEVNNTFKFGVIYQKFRQTQEEELFGNNEESTAFKNFLSFLGDTITLQDFKGFRGGLDVSHGQTGAESVYTVFRDREIMFHVSTKLPFTEGDTQQLQRKRHIGNDIVAIIFQEENTPFVPDMIASNFLHAYIVVQVENPEADNAVYKVSVTAREDVPSFGPPLPSPPVFQKSPEFREFLLTKLINAENACCKSDKFAKLEDRTRAALLDNLHDELHGHTQTMLGLGPEEDKLENGGHGGFLESFKRAIRVRSHSMETMVGSQKKHHGGGIPGSLSGGIAHNSGEVTKTTFSPPVPAAAAKNQSRSPIKRRSGLFPRLHTGSESQAESRSRCDSVSGAQKTPDLGHSSQEMKSETSSNPSSPEICPNKDRPFIKLKENGRSNISRSSSSTSSFSSTAGESETLEEYDSVGSQPSTASPFKQDVFVYSALPGSESPSVGAAATPVIMSRSPTADIKNRNSPRSSLKFRFDKLSHGSSSTSH, from the exons GAAACAGGAGCTGCTGAACAGCACGGATGTGACCGTCCCGGAGCGGCCGCTATCTCCCCCCCTCACCGCCCCGCCGACCATGAAG tctgcaGAATTCTTCgaaatgctggaaaaaatgcAG GCACCAAAACTTGAAGAACAGAGGGCTGGAAGCCAAAAACATAAG GAAGACTACATCCCGTACCCCAGCATTGATGAG ATCCTAGAGAAGGGCAGCCCGTACCCACTGATCATCCTGCCCCAGTTTGGGGGATACTGGATCGAAGACCCGGAAAACCTCGGTACACCCACCTCGTCCGACAGCAGCATctgcgaggaggaggaggagaacctCAGCCCCAGCACCTATGGCTACAAGCTGGAGTGCAAAGGAGAGGCCAGAGCCTACAGGAAACATTTCCTGGGGAAG gatcatttaaatttttattgtaCAGCCAGCAGTCTTGGAAATCTGATCCTTTCTATTAAGTGTGAAGAGGCAGATGGCACGGAATATTTAAGGATTATACTCAg GTCCAAAGTGAAGACGTTGCATGAAAGGATCCCCCTGGCAGGATTTAGCAAGCTCCCTAGTATCCCCCAGATTGCAAAG GCCTTCTGCGATGATGCCTCTGGGCTGAAGTTTAACCCGGTTCTGTACCCCAAG GCATCCCAGATGATAGTGTCTTATGATGAACATGAGGTCAACAACACATTCAAGTTCGGTGTGATCTATCAGAAGTTCAGGCAG ACCCAAGAGGAGGAGTTGTTTGGCAATAATGAAGAGAGCACTGCCTTCAAGAACTTCTTAAGTTTTCTAGGGGACACCATAACACTCCAGGACTTCAAAGG TTTTCGAGGAGGTCTGGATGTCAGCCACGGGCAGACGGGAGCAGAGTCTGTGTACACGGTGTTCAGGGACAGGGAGATAATGTTTCACGTCTCTACGAAGCTGCCTTTTACCGAAGGAGATACACAGCAA CTCCAGAGGAAGAGGCACATTGGCAATGACATTGTGGCAATTATCTTCCAAGAAGAGAACACGCCGTTTGTCCCAGACATGATCGCCTCCAACTTCTTGCACGCCTACATTGTCGTGCAGGTGGAAAACCCCGAGGCAGATAACGCGGTGTACAAG GTGTCCGTCACAGCCCGGGAAGATGTCCCCTCCTTTGGCCCACCCCTGCCGAGCCCGCcagtatttcagaaa AGCCCTGAGTTCCGGGAGTTCCTGCTGACCAAGCTCATCAACGCCGAGAACGCCTGCTGCAAGTCGGACAAGTTTGCAAAGCTGGAG GACCGGACGCGGGCAGCCTTGTTGGACAACCTTCATGACGAGCTCCACGGGCACACGCAGAccatgctggggctggggcctgAGGAGGACAAGCTGGAGAATGGGGGTCACGGAGGCTTTCTGGAGTCTTTCAAG AGAGCCATCCGGGTGCGCAGCCACTCCATGGAGACGATGGTGGGCAGCCAGAAGAAGCACCACGGCGGCGGCATCCCGGGCAGCCTCAGTGGGGGCATCGCCCACAACAGCGGCGAGGTGACCAAGACCACCTTCTCA CCTCCTGTACCAGCAGCTGCCGCCAAGAACCAGTCCAGGAGCCCCATCAAGCGCCGTTCGGGGCTGTTCCCTCGCCTGCACACGGGGTCTGAGAGCCAGGCGGAGAGCAGGTCAAGGTG TGACAGTGTTTCTGGAGCCCAGAAGACACCAGATTTGGGACATTCTTCTCAAGAGATGAAATCTGAAACCTCGTCCAACCCCAGCTCCCCTGAAATATGCCCCAACAAAGACAG GCCGTTTATTAAGCTGAAAGAGAATGGGAGGTCAAACATCTCCCGTTCTTCCTCAAGCAccagcagcttcagcagcacGGCAGGGGAGAGCGAGACCCTGGAGGAGTACGACAGCGTG GGAAGCCAGCCGTCTACAGCATCGCCATTCAAGCAGGATGTGTTTGTGTACAGCGCCTTGCCTGGCAGCGAGAGCCCAAGCGTGGGGGCAGCGGCCACCCCCGTGATCATGAGCAGGAGCCCCACAG CAGATATAAAGAACAGAAACTCTCCAAGGTCGAGCCTGAAGTTTCGCTTTGACAAGCTCAGCCACGGCAGCTCCAGCACG aGCCACTAG